Proteins from a genomic interval of Salinivibrio kushneri:
- a CDS encoding YqaA family protein, with protein sequence MDDWMLLATLFATSFLSATLLPGGSEANLVYLLTQHSFADGIVVAIATVGNTLGGMTNYAIGRWLPDYQPRQSWHRRALAGLQRYGYAALLLSWVPVMGDPLCVVAGWLRLRQSWCWLIIFVAKASRYLVIVISFRWVAG encoded by the coding sequence ATGGACGATTGGATGCTGCTGGCAACCTTATTTGCCACCAGCTTTTTAAGTGCGACCTTATTGCCTGGTGGCTCTGAAGCCAATCTGGTGTATTTATTAACCCAGCACTCATTCGCGGATGGGATCGTTGTGGCGATTGCCACGGTCGGCAATACGCTCGGTGGTATGACCAACTACGCCATTGGGCGTTGGCTGCCCGATTATCAACCGCGTCAATCATGGCACCGCCGAGCGCTCGCTGGGCTGCAACGCTATGGTTATGCTGCCTTGCTATTAAGTTGGGTCCCGGTTATGGGTGATCCGCTTTGCGTGGTGGCCGGTTGGCTGCGCCTTCGCCAATCTTGGTGCTGGCTGATTATCTTTGTTGCAAAAGCATCGCGCTACCTAGTGATTGTGATTTCATTTCGTTGGGTAGCCGGTTAG
- a CDS encoding M16 family metallopeptidase: MPRLLLATFFLLSVLSGCQLTGSSPTQTPEGITWIKTVSPPAGSAQVPYQQFELDNGLTVLLHEDHSDPLVNVDVRYHVGSAREEPGKSGFAHFFEHMMFEGSEHVDDHGKRIKEVGGYNNGSTNRDTTQYYQTVPANELERVLWLESDRMGFLLDAVSQRKFEVQRDTVKNERAFRIDNVPYGRVNETINQALYPEGHPYSWPVIGYVEDLNRVDVGDLKQFFLRWYGPNNATLTIGGDIDIQQTLAWVKKYFGDIPQGPSIPDAKPQPVTLDGPRFVTLEDKVSQPVLVMTFPTSVPETDTTTRLGVLANVLGQGRDSVLYQSLVQTGQLLSAGASHQCGELACTFEIYGVGRQGQSLAEIRTLLTQTLTQFEAKGVSDEDIDQIQSMVEADNIFALQSVDGKVSQLASDYTLYGDANRMNQRLARLNAVTPDKVMESYRQWIKGQPAVNTSVVPVGRTDLVAAPANFIYQRPDYGQVQTQNPHDTLARRDTPEDFDRTQIPAPNGSVTVNVPRIYRADLDNGIHLAGTVSRETPTVTLQLRLPAGTLMEPNDQRGIAHLTATMVTEGAAGMSAAELTRALDKLGSQVNVDAESYHTQITVTSLKKHLGETLKLVNKTLRSPTFAEKDFDRVKTQLLEGMASRADDAGWLASQATNQLLYQDATFRAPEGGVAEDIAAMTLDDVKHFYRQHYVLQGSQLIVVGDLSREHAINLANRITPWQAQMPPTAQVARAVPKDYDQAQIWLVDKPQAPQTSIRMVRHGMPYDATGPMFKTRLANFNLGGNFNARLNQNLRQDKGYTYGAHSGVYGGRQTGTIEVSTDVRADATHDAIKALWQEMAHAQENGFSAQELAYLRQSSGQRDALRYETPWEKAGLIAHIEAFDLDDNYREAQKALLQSITLQQLNAQATRWFDPNDYQIIVVGDASRLSDSLRQLGLPVRRLALDYR, translated from the coding sequence ATGCCACGTTTATTGCTCGCCACATTTTTCTTATTATCTGTCTTGTCAGGGTGCCAACTGACTGGCTCTTCACCCACTCAAACGCCTGAGGGCATTACGTGGATCAAAACTGTCTCGCCCCCAGCGGGCAGTGCCCAAGTTCCTTATCAACAATTTGAATTAGATAATGGACTGACGGTGCTGTTGCATGAGGATCACTCTGACCCTCTTGTTAACGTTGATGTGCGTTATCACGTGGGCTCTGCCCGGGAGGAGCCGGGGAAATCTGGCTTCGCACACTTTTTTGAGCATATGATGTTCGAAGGCTCAGAGCACGTAGACGATCACGGCAAGCGCATAAAAGAAGTAGGGGGCTATAACAATGGCTCAACCAACCGTGACACCACCCAGTATTACCAGACCGTGCCGGCTAACGAGCTTGAGCGTGTCCTTTGGCTTGAATCTGATCGCATGGGCTTTTTGCTCGATGCGGTCTCTCAACGCAAATTTGAAGTGCAGCGTGACACGGTGAAAAACGAACGCGCATTTCGGATAGACAATGTTCCTTATGGCCGTGTTAACGAGACGATTAATCAAGCACTCTATCCTGAGGGTCACCCTTACTCATGGCCGGTGATTGGTTATGTTGAGGACCTTAATCGTGTCGACGTTGGCGATCTCAAGCAATTCTTCCTGCGCTGGTATGGGCCGAACAATGCCACCCTCACCATTGGTGGCGACATCGATATTCAGCAAACCCTTGCTTGGGTGAAAAAATATTTTGGTGATATTCCTCAAGGCCCATCAATACCAGATGCGAAACCTCAACCGGTCACGCTGGACGGCCCTCGCTTTGTGACATTGGAAGATAAGGTCTCGCAACCGGTATTGGTAATGACCTTTCCTACCAGTGTGCCTGAGACGGATACCACGACGCGCTTGGGCGTGCTGGCCAATGTATTGGGGCAAGGGCGTGACAGTGTGCTTTATCAGTCCCTCGTGCAAACGGGGCAGCTGTTAAGTGCAGGCGCATCGCATCAGTGCGGTGAGCTGGCCTGTACGTTTGAGATCTACGGTGTCGGCCGCCAAGGCCAATCACTGGCTGAGATCCGTACCTTGTTAACGCAAACTCTGACGCAGTTTGAGGCGAAAGGAGTCAGTGACGAGGATATCGACCAAATCCAATCCATGGTGGAAGCCGATAATATCTTTGCGCTGCAAAGTGTCGACGGCAAGGTCTCACAGCTGGCCAGTGATTATACGCTCTACGGTGATGCAAACCGTATGAATCAGCGCCTTGCACGCCTTAATGCGGTGACCCCTGACAAGGTGATGGAAAGCTATCGGCAATGGATAAAAGGTCAGCCCGCAGTGAACACCAGTGTGGTCCCCGTTGGACGGACGGATTTGGTGGCGGCGCCAGCGAATTTTATCTATCAGCGTCCAGATTATGGTCAGGTACAGACGCAAAACCCGCACGACACGTTAGCGCGACGTGATACGCCAGAAGACTTCGATCGCACCCAGATCCCGGCTCCGAATGGGAGTGTCACGGTGAATGTGCCACGCATTTATCGGGCGGACTTAGACAATGGTATTCACCTGGCAGGCACAGTGAGCCGCGAGACACCCACGGTCACCTTGCAGCTTCGTTTACCCGCTGGCACCTTGATGGAGCCTAACGATCAGCGAGGCATCGCTCACTTAACGGCCACCATGGTGACCGAGGGCGCGGCAGGTATGTCAGCCGCTGAGCTGACTCGAGCGCTAGACAAGCTGGGCAGTCAAGTCAATGTCGACGCAGAAAGTTACCATACACAAATCACGGTAACATCACTGAAAAAGCATCTGGGTGAGACCCTGAAACTGGTCAATAAAACCTTACGCTCGCCGACCTTTGCAGAAAAAGATTTTGATCGTGTCAAAACCCAGTTATTGGAGGGCATGGCCTCTCGCGCTGATGATGCCGGTTGGTTAGCTAGCCAAGCGACAAACCAGCTGTTATATCAAGATGCCACCTTCCGTGCCCCAGAGGGAGGTGTCGCGGAAGATATTGCGGCCATGACACTTGACGATGTGAAACACTTCTATCGCCAGCACTACGTATTGCAAGGCAGCCAATTGATTGTGGTGGGTGATCTTTCGCGTGAACATGCGATCAATCTCGCCAACCGGATCACGCCGTGGCAAGCGCAAATGCCACCGACGGCTCAGGTGGCGCGTGCCGTTCCGAAAGACTACGACCAGGCACAAATTTGGCTGGTGGATAAACCGCAAGCCCCCCAAACCAGTATTCGTATGGTGCGCCATGGTATGCCCTACGATGCCACCGGCCCGATGTTTAAAACCCGCTTAGCCAACTTTAATTTAGGGGGCAATTTTAATGCGCGCCTGAATCAAAACTTGCGTCAAGATAAAGGTTATACCTATGGTGCGCATAGCGGTGTTTATGGAGGCCGGCAGACAGGCACCATAGAAGTCAGTACCGATGTGCGCGCTGATGCGACACACGATGCGATTAAAGCGCTATGGCAAGAAATGGCGCATGCACAAGAAAATGGCTTTTCCGCACAAGAATTAGCTTACTTACGCCAATCGAGTGGTCAGCGTGATGCGCTGCGTTATGAAACGCCATGGGAAAAAGCAGGCTTGATCGCGCATATTGAGGCCTTTGATTTAGACGACAACTACCGTGAGGCACAAAAAGCCTTATTGCAATCAATCACATTGCAACAGCTGAATGCCCAAGCGACACGTTGGTTTGATCCTAACGACTATCAAATTATTGTGGT